Proteins from one Hyperolius riggenbachi isolate aHypRig1 chromosome 2, aHypRig1.pri, whole genome shotgun sequence genomic window:
- the ZDHHC23 gene encoding palmitoyltransferase ZDHHC23: protein MNKVRKKRTPQPGADLDDVLCCCEYINRKGERSHLAACLCDCEDLDEVCDRWITCKSLQPEVVARAVETASDRFRVPWIRGARKVDVSILPPLVLLPISLYIAAFHVLLGMVILGSLPVLVIWYYQVTHRRKGKTLLFLSLALFSLGYMYYNFLREVFLKGHIGWGHFTAISCGLLLTFFFLAKAKRDPGYLNKSTGRGKAGENGHVANGTWTNGSHRESPRGYSGGQKDNDFLITDKNWCKICQVMRPPRSGHCRICGSCVQRLDHHCVWINNCIGSRNHKFFILLLLAFMFTSVYGIIVTLRAVCQGQYVFSALFYCPGVYADYSTSFAFTCVWYCAIVTAGITYLLLIQLLNISYNVTEREARIALREKTARCYLGGLVVDLRTFNCGLYLNWLHFLSLDSHSSQGDFSDIV, encoded by the exons ATGAACAAGGTGAGGAAGAAGCGGACTCCCCAGCCCGGGGCTGACCTGGACGATGTGCTTTGCTGCTGTGAATACATTAATCGGAAAGGCGAGCGGAGCCACCTGGCGGCGTGCCTGTGCGACTGCGAGGATCTAGACGAGGTCTGCGACAG ATGGATCACATGCAAATCGCTGCAGCCGGAGGTCGTGGCCAGGGCGGTGGAGACGGCGTCCGATCGTTTCCGTGTCCCCTGGATCCGTGGCGCCAGGAAGGTGGACGTCAGCATCCTCCCGCCACTTGTTCTGCTGCCCATATCTCTCTACATTGCGGCCTTCCACGTCCTCCTCGGGATGGTGATCCTGGGCTCCCTGCCGGTCCTGGTGATCTGGTACTACCAGGTGACCCACCGGCGTAAGGGCAAGACGTTGCTGTTCCTCAGCTTGGCGCTCTTCTCCCTGGGCTACATGTACTATAACTTTCTACGGGAAGTCTTCCTCAAAGGCCACATCGGGTGGGGTCACTTCACGGCCATCAGCTGCGGCCTGCTGCTCACCTTCTTCTTCCTGGCCAAGGCCAAGCGGGATCCAGGCTACCTCAACAAAAGCACTGGCAGAGGGAAGGCCGGGGAGAACGGCCATGTGGCCAACGGAACGTGGACCAACGGGAGTCATCGGGAATCTCCACGAGGCTACTCTGGAGGCCAGAAGGACAATGACTTCCTCATCACAGACAAGAACTGGTGTAAGATCTGCCAGGTGATGAGGCCTCCCCGGAGCGGACACTGCAGGATCTGCGGCAGCTGCGTCCAGCGGCTCGACCATCACTGTGTGTG GATAAATAATTGCATTGGCTCCCGGAATCACAAGTTCTTCATCTTGCTGCTCCTGGCTTTCATGTTCACCTCAGTCTACGGGATCATCGTCACCCTGAGAGCCGTGTGCCAGGGTCAGTATGTCTTCAGTGCCTTATTCTACTGCCCCGGTGTCTACGCCGACTACAG CACATCGTTTGCCTTCACTTGTGTCTGGTACTGCGCGATAGTGACCGCCGGCATCACCTATCTCCTCCTCATCCAGCTGCTGAACATTAGCTACAATGTCACCGAGCGGGAGGCCCGTATTGCCCTGCGGGAGAAGACCGCCCGCTGTTACCTGGGCGGCTTGGTGGTGGACCTCAGAACATTCAACTGTGGACTTTACCTGAACTGGCTGCACTTCCTGTCACTGGACAGCCACAGCTCCCAGGGTGATTTTTCTGATATTGTGTGA